One Drechmeria coniospora strain ARSEF 6962 chromosome 01, whole genome shotgun sequence genomic region harbors:
- a CDS encoding coronin-6: protein MAGRFVRASKYRHVFGKSTRKEFCYDNLHISRNAWDTNLVKVNPEYLSVNWDASGGGAFAVIPLSEKGKLPDQIPLFRGHTAAVLDTDWNPFHDRIVASASEDGKVFVWEVPQNFTLHTDAEEIVHVSPASKLGGHSRKVGQVLFNPAAENILASASGDFTVKLWDIGTGQSPLTLKHGDIVQSLSWSAAGNMLVTTSRDKKIRVWDVRQEKPVHDALGHSGAKNSRAVWLGEHNRFATTGFSRMSERQVALWEPGRTEPIGGFTMLDSISGVCMPFWDDGSNCLYLAGKGDGNIRYFEYENDKFEFLSEYKSADPQRGIAFVPRRGINVHENEIMRAYKTVNDSYIEPISFTVPRRAETFQADIFPPAIGTKPAASAKEWFDGKTAIPAKIDFESIYDGNAPREVPSDYKPVSPTKPVPPPVAKSEPRKEEVVPAAVRSPPPTMNERKASMSTMATRFQDNEEDDEADDNDETSSFEEVTRPAQRTAAPIRSEPKPTVAGPARAQPGPAAAPARAPSPVKTPTTTTYAPTAATASNQSSSAGVESSLDQIKRLIENQTKIISAQNDKIGLLTGEVESLKKKISSAGSQDQIERIRQLELELEEARS, encoded by the exons ATGGCTGGCCGTTTTGTCCGGGCGTCCAAATATC GACACGTCTTCGGGAAGTCGACGAGAAAGGAATTCTGCTATGACAACCTGCACATCAGCCGCAATGCATGGGATACCAACCTGGTCAAG GTGAATCCCGAGTACTTGTCTGTCAATTGGGATGCCTcaggcggcggtgccttTGCCGTCATCCCCCTGAGCGAGAAGGGCAAGCTTCCCGATCAGATTCCGCTGTTTCGCGGCCACACGGCTGCCGTGCTTGATACCGACTG GAACCCCTTCCACGACCGCATTGTCGCTTCCGCGTCCGAGGATGGCAAGGTCTTTGTCTGGGAGGTGCCCCAAAACTTTACGCTACACACAGACGCCGAGGAAATTGTCCACGTTTCGCCTGCGAGCAAGCTCGGGGGCCACTCAAG GAAAGTTGGACAGGTCCTCTTCAACCCTGCGGCCGAAAAcatcctcgcctcggcctcgggcgacTTCACCGTCAAGCTCTGGGACATTGGCACTGGCCAGTCGCCCCTGACGCTCAAGCATGGTGACATCGTCCAGAGCCTGTCGTGGAGTGCCGCCGGCAACATGCTCGTGACGACGTCGCGCGACAAGAAGATTCGCGTCTGGGACGTCCGCCAAGAGAAGCCTGTCCACGACGCTCTTGGCCACAGCGGAGCCAAGAACAGCAGGGCTGTATGGCTGGGTGAGCACAACCGCTTCGCCACCACGGGCTTCTCTCGCATGAGCGAGCGGCAGGTCGCTCTGTGGGAGCCTGGACGCACCGAACCCATTGGCGGCTTCACCATGCTCGACTCCATCTCCGGTGTCTGCATGCCTTTCTGGG ACGATGGTTCCAACTGCCTGTACCTCGCCGGCAAGGG TGACGGCAACATACGCTACTTTGAGTATGAAAACGACAAGTTCGAGTTCCTCAGCGAATACAAGTCGGCCGATCCCCAGCGAGGCATCGCCTTCGTCCCTCGTCGTGGAATTAAT GTGCACGAAAACGAAATCATGCGCGCGTACAAGACGGTCAACGACTCCTACATAGAGCCCATCTCCTTCACCGTACCGAGACGTGCAGAGACGTTCCAGGCAGACATCTTCCCCCCGGCCATCGGCACCAAGCCGGCCGCGAGCGCAAAGGAGTGGTTTGATGGCAAGACGGCCATTCCCGCCAAAATTGACTTTGAGAGTATATACGATGGCAACGCCCCCCGGGAGGTCCCCTCTGACTACAAGCCCGTCTCCCCGACGAAACCAGTCCCCCCGCCGGTGGCGAAGAGTGAAccgaggaaggaggaggtCGTTCCGGCCGCTGTTAGAAGcccaccgccgacgatgaacgAGCGGAAAGCATCGATGTCGACCATGGCGACCAGATTCCAAGACaatgaggaggatgacgaggcggacgacaACGATGAGACGTCAAGCTTCGAAGAAGTCACCCGGCCAGCGCAGCGAACCGCGGCGCCCATTCGATCCGAGCCCAAGCCTACCGTTGCCGGTCCCGCCAGGGCTCAGCCTGGACCTGCCGCCGCACCGGCGCGTGCCCCGTCCCCCGTCAAGACACCGACGACTACCACATACGCACCCACAGCAGCCACTGCCTCAAACcagtcgtcctcggccggtgTCGAGTCTTCCCTCGATCAGATCAAGCGGCTCATCGAGAACCAGACCAAGATCATCAGCGCGCAAAACGACAAGATTGGCCTCCTGACGGGCGAGGTGGAGTCGCTCAAAAAGAAGATAAGCTCGGCCGGTTCGCAGGATCAGATTGAACGGATCCGTCAACTAGAGCTGGAACTCGAAGAAGCGCGGTCGTGA
- a CDS encoding cysteine synthase K/M:Cysteine synthase B, whose amino-acid sequence MAKENHLNVFRGPDSVRNYFDPDSSPPLPLVEIPDSLNPYRRDGVRIYAKMIVVPGKTKTIVEYSSGSTALSMSLVGRAFYGMTDIRAFLSNKTSLAKIRLMQVFGLNLTLFGGAVPPEPLDERGPIRIAKRMAEGSESVLNPNQYDNDDNWKAHVKWTGPQILRQLPEINLICSGIGTSGTLTGLGSFFKEAKPSVFRLGVCTTPGNYVPGPRSYNQIDLMKFPWRSSVDDIEQVSSRESYALSLALIRAGLLCGPSSGHNLQGLFQFVEKRKADGSLRQLAGPDGEMHCAFICCDLPYQYIDEYFQTLGDDYFPPVTNKELLGVDKYSYDPKWEMKASDALHDYFGVDQTIMADLLRLAPTLAAAGGSELDRLLQRRPDTVILDFRQAADFDRFRLPGSVNIPFVGPETNNPFSDAKVLRDLWLRLEDTFKSPNEFLQALIRGKRLLLLCYDGDSARVATSVLRANGFEADSVMGGFKALNEMRMETGATLPTQISLEDTLRYETQRRVTIPVGKVGSASG is encoded by the exons ATGGCAAAGGAGAACCACCTCAATGTCTTCCGGGGCCCGGATTCGGTCAGAAACTACTTTGACCCCGATTCCTCACCCCCGTTGCCCCTCGTCGAGATTCCAGACAGCCTCAACCCGTACCGGCGAGATGGCGTCCGGATATACGCCAAGATGAT CGTCGTGCCGgggaagacgaagacgattGTCGAGTACAGCTCGGGTTCGACGGCACTATCCATGTCGCTCGTTGGCCGTGCCTTCTATGGCATGACCGACATCCGAGCTTTCCTAAGCAATAAGACCAGCTTGGCCAAAATCCGGCTCATGCAGGTCTTTGGCCTCAACCT CACGctcttcggcggcgccgtcccACCGGAGCCTCTCGATGAGCGAGGGCCTATACGAATCGCCAAGCGGATGGCAGAAGGGTCTGAATCGGTCCTAAACCCGAACCAGTACGACAATGACGAC AACTGGAAGGCACACGTGAAATGGACAGGTCCGCAAATATTGAGGCAGCTGCCCGAGATCAACCTAATCTGTTCCGGCATCGGCACCTCCG GAACCTTGACCGGATTGGGGTCCTTCTTCAAGGAGGCGAAGCCATCCGTCTTTCGCCTAGG AGTCTGCACGACACCCGGCAACTACGTCCCCGGCCCGCGCTCGTACAATCAAATCGACTTGATGAAGTTTCCTTGGAGGTCGTCTGTCGATGATATTGAGCAGGTCAGCTCTCGCGAATCCTACGCTTTGTCGCTTGCTCTCATCCGCGCCGGCCTTCTCTGTGGTCCTTCTTCCGGCCACAATCTCCAGGGGCTCTTTCAGTTCGTCGAGAAGCGCAAGGCGGATGGGTCACTGCGCCAGCTGGCCGGCCCAGACGGCGAGATGCACTGCGCCTTCATCTGCTGCGACTTGCCCTATCAGTACATTGACGAGTACTTTCAGACGCTCGGGGATGACTATTTCCCTCCCGTAACGAACAAG GAACTGCTGGGCGTCGACAAGTATTCCTATGACCCGAAGTGGGAGATGAAGGCTTCCGATGCTCTCCATGACTACTTCGGCGTCGACCAGACAATCATGGCCGACCTGTTGCGGCTCGCTCCaaccctcgccgccgccggtggctcCGAACTGGACCGGCTTCTCCAGAGACGCCCAGACACCGTTATTCTTGATTTTCGTCAGGCCGCCGACTTTGACCGCTTCCGCCTGCCCGGGTCTGTAAACATCCCCTTTGTCGGCCCTGAAACCAACAATCCATTTTCCGACGCCAAGGTTCTGAGGGATCTCTGGTTGCGTCTCGAGGATACCTTCAAGTCCCCGAACGAGTTCCTCCAGGCTCTCATCCGTGGCAAGCGCCTTTTGCTCCTCTGCTACGACGGCGACAGCGCTCGCGTAGCCACCAGCGTGCTGCGAGCCAACGGGTTCGAGGCCGACAGTGTCATGGGTGGCTTCAAGGCGCTCAACGAGATGCGTATGGAGACAGGAGCCACGCTCCCGACGCAGATATCACTCGAAGATACACTTCGTTACGAGACACAGCGCCGCGTCACCATTCCTGTCGGCAAAGTTGGATCTGCATCTGGCTAG
- a CDS encoding MFS general substrate transporter: protein MLEEKAAVSAQPSLAADNLSTNSSTAQHVRAGSDSDGGKVHEFNEQTNYVPKRTIITIFLACASVDLLSLMDQTTLAASVYIIGRALGSTDQVSWIASGYFITSTVGQLLYGRLSDIWSRKVILLIGLAIFFFGSLASSLAQSVLQLTVFRAITGIGGGGLMTVASLIVGDVVPLRERGKYQGILGAFVALAHGVGPVIGGALSSRSADSWRWIFRLNLPLTIVTTFCVVFFMPLKKVEGDWKIKLKAVDFVGILLAFAGMTVVILGLTWGGSEYPWNSVHVVTTLVVGTVVSAAFVVWQWKGPRYPLVPLRIFKSRIVNGACLTMAINGWNFFMQVYYVPTFYQLAYGYSATRSGAMLLPITLLQTANSTLSGLLVHWTGRYRECILFGWACWAVGLGLMSTLDETTGVGKQIGYALLIGVGVGNTLQPSLIATQASVERRDMAVATSFRTFAHNVGATLGLAVSGTILNNIIARDLSSLGLDKASAKMLLSNPQAYLERISADEAKRIQKILIPAYRQGFRTIFIVGASLAALAFILALFLMPQVELTKPDDARLKQEGKRADEERRRKKDEGSSAAAANA, encoded by the exons ATGCTGGAGGAAAAGGCAGCTGTTTCTGCTCAACCGTCGCTTGCCGCCGACAACTTGAGCACCAACTCGAGCACGGCGCAGCATGTCCGTGCCGGAAGCGATtcggacggcggcaaggtccACGAGTTCAACGAGCAGACCAACTATGTGCCCAAGAGGACCATCATCACG ATCTTCCTCGCCTGCGCCAGCGTCGATCTGCTGTCTCTCATGGACCagacgacgctcgccgccagcgTGTACATCATCGGCCGCGCGTTAGGTTCCACCGACCAAGTGTCCTGGATTGCTTCCGGATACTTCAT CACCTCGACCGTGGGTCAGCTGCTGTACGGTCGACTGTCCGACATCTGGTCGCGGAAAGTAATTCTCCTCATCGGACTcgccatcttcttcttcggctcgctcgcctcgtcccTGGCGCAGTCCGTTCTGCAGCTCACAGTCTTCCGTGCCATTACCGGcatcggaggcggcggcttgATGACCGTCGCCTCCCTCATCGTCGGTGATGTCGTGCCTCTGCGGGAGCGCGGCAAGTACCAGGGAATCTTG GGTGCCTTTGTTGCCCTCGCCCATGGCGTTGGTCCCGTCATCGGCGGTGCCTTGTCGTCCAGGTCGGCCGACTCGTGGCGATGGATCTTCCGTCTGAACCTTCCCCTGACCATCGTCACCACCTTTtgcgtcgtcttcttcatGCCGCTCAAGAAGGTCGAGGGCGACTGGAAAAT AAAACTAAAGGCCGTCGATTTCGTAggcatcctcctcgcctttgccggtatgaccgtcgtcatcctggGACTGACCTGGGGAGGCTCCGAATATCCTTGGAACTCCGTTCACGTCGTCACCACCTTGGTTGTTGGCACTGTCGTATCCGCCGCCTTTGTCGTGTGGCAGTGGAAAGGGCCTCGATATCCATTGGTTCCCC TGCGCATTTTCAAGTCGAGGATTGTCAACGGAGCATGTCTAACCATGGCCATCAACGGGTGGAACTTTTTCATGCAAGTCTATTACGTGCCGACCTTTTACCAGCTCGCCTACGGATACTCGGCCACGAGGTCGGGGGCGATGCTGCTGCCCATCACGCTGCTGCAGACGGCCAACAGTACCCTCTCGGGCCTGCTGGTTCACTGGACAGGGCGGTACCGCGAGTGCATCCTCTTCGGCTGGGCGTGCTGGGCAGTCGGGCTCGGGTTAATGTCCACGCTCGACGAGACCACGGGCGTGGGAAAGCAGATTGGCTACGCCCTactcatcggcgtcggcgtcgggaacACTCTTCAACC CTCGTTGATCGCCACCCAAGCCAGTGTCGAGAGACGTGACATGGCCGTCGCGACCTCCTTCCGAAC CTTCGCTCACAATGTGGGCGCAACCCTTGGCCTGGCTGTGTCGGGAACAATTCT GAACAATATCATCGCCCGTGACCTGTCATCGCTAGGTCTCGACAAGGCATCGGCCAAGATGCTGCTGAGCAACCCGCAAGCGTATCTCGAACGGATctcggcggacgaggccaagagaATCCAGAAGATTCTCATCCCCGCCTACAGGCAGGGATTTCGGAccatcttcatcgtcggGGCGTCGCTGGCTGCCTTGGCCTTTATTCTCGCTTTATTTCTCATGCCGCAAGTCGAGTTGACGAAACCAGATGACGCAAGGCTAAAACAGGAGGGAAAAAGGGCCGACGAAGAGAGGCGAAGGAAGAAGGATGAAGgatcgtcggcagcggcggccaATGCCTAA
- a CDS encoding beta-glucosidase, whose translation MALPRDFLWGFATAAYQIEGAVDQHGRGPSIWDSFCKTPGKIADGSSGDVACDSYNRTAEDVALLASLGATAYRFSLSWTRIIPKGGRGDAVNQVGLDHYVRFVDDLLAAGITPFVTLSHWDIPDELHRRYGGLLDRTEFPLDFEHFARLVFRALPRVRHWLTFNEPWCSSVLGFSLGQFAPGRTSDRTKSPVGDGATEPWIVAHNLLVAHGRAVKVFRDEFQPANGGEIGIVLNGDAVFPWDPADAADVEACERKLEFSISWFADPIYLGDYPASMRDQLGDRLPTFTPAERALVHGSNDFYGMNHYTANYVKHRTGAADRGDVAGHVEILFDNKNGDSIGPETQSTWLRPCAPGFRDLLGWISRRYGFPKIYVTENGTSIKGENELRREQILDDDFRVGYYEDYVGAMALAVERDGVDVRGYFAWSLMDNFEWHEGYETRFGVCYVDYENGQRRYPKKSARRLKPLFDSLLTKG comes from the exons ATGGCGCTCCCTCGCGACTTTCTTTGGGGCTTCGCCACGGCTGC GTACCAAATCGAGGGTGCCGTGGACCAGCACGGCCGTGGCCCGAGCATATGGGACTCGTTCTGCAAGACGCCGGGCAAaatcgccgacggctcctcGGGAGATGTGGCCTGCGACTCGTACAACCgcaccgccgaggacgtTGCCCTCCTCGCATCTCTCGGCGCGACCGCCTACCGCTTTTCCCTCTCCTGGACGCGCATCATCCCCAAGGGCGGTCGCGGTGATGCCGTCAACCAGGTTGGCCTCGACCACTACgtccgcttcgtcgacgacctgctcgccgccggcatcacgCCCTTTGTCACCCTCTCGCACTGGGATATCCCCGACGAGCTGCACAGGCGGTACGGGGGCCTGCTGGACCGCACCGAGTTCCCCCTCGACTTTGAGCACTTTGCCCGCCTCGTCTTCCGCGCCCTGCCGAGGGTCCGGCACTGGCTCACCTTCAACGAGCCGTGGtgctcctccgtcctcggcttCAGCCTTGGCCAGTTCGCCCCCGGACGGACGTCGGATCGCACCAAGAgccccgtcggcgacggcgcgaccGAGCCCTGGATCGTCGCCCACAAcctgctcgtcgcccacgGCAGGGCCGTCAAGGTCTTCCGAGACGAATTCCAGccggccaacggcggcgagatcggcatcgtcctcaacggcgacgccgtcttcCCCTGGGacccggccgacgccgccgacgtcgaggcgtGCGAGCGCAAGCTCGAGTTTTCCATCTCCTGGTTCGCCGACCCGATATACCTCGGCGACTACCCTGCCTCGATGCGCGACCAGCTGGGTGACCGGCTCCCGACCTTTacgccggccgagagggCCCTCGTGCACGGCTCCAACGACTTTTACGGCATGAACCACTACACGGCCAACTACGTCAAGCACCGAACCGGCGCTGCCGACCGGGGagacgtcgccggccacgtcgaAATCCTCTTCGACAACAAAAATGGCGACTCCATCGGCCCCGAGACGCAATCCACCTGGCTGCGCCCCTGTGCACCGGGTTTCCGAGACCTGCTCGGGTGGATAAGCAGGCGGTACGGGTTCCCCAAGATCTACGTGACGGAAAACGGGACGAGCATCAAGGGCGAGAACGAGCTGCGGCGGGAAcagatcctcgacgacgacttccgAGTCGGGTACTACGAGGACTACGTCGGTgccatggccttggccgtcgagcgagacggcgtcgacgtccgcGGATACTTTGCCTGGTCGCTCATGGACAATTTTGAGTGGCACGAAGGCTATGAGACGAGGTTTGGCGTGTGCTACGTCGACTACGAAAACGGGCAACGACGATACCCCAAGAAGAGCGCAAGGCGTCTCAAGCCCCTGTTTGACAGCCTCCTGACGAAGGGGTAG
- a CDS encoding aldo-keto reductase codes for MPPPLTIHSTASLPNNNHSSLPRLGFGVYQLYGQACTQAVLAALDVGYRHIDSAQLYRNESEVGAAMLQSPVEREAVFLTTKMLHATGDAEKTYASALDSVRKLGGDSGYVDLFLVHVPGRSREAREELWKALERLHGEGKAKAIGVSNFRVQHLQEMKDYANVWPPHVNQLELHPWCQQRELVQFCRDNDIVLQAYSPLSCGEYLGDETLARVASKHGKSPAQVLIRYGLQKNWVPLPKSGNPDRIRQNADVFDFILDDDDMETLDGLDQGATGALFPANSK; via the exons ATGCCTCCTCCACTTACCATCCACTCCACCGCCTCTCTCCCCAACAACAACCACAGCTCCCTCCCgcgcctcggcttcggcgtctACCAACTCTACGGACAGGCCTGCACGCAAGCCGTCCTTGCCGCGCTCGACGTCGGGTACCGCCACATTGACTCGGCGCAGCTCTATCGCAACGAGTCCGAGGTGGGCGCGGCCATGCTGCAATCCCCCGTCGAGCGCGAGGCTGTCTTTCTCACCACCAAGATGCTCCACGCGACGGGAGACGCCGAAAAGACGTACGCGAGCGCGCTCGACAGCGTCAGAAAGCTCGGTGGTGACTCCGGCTACGTCGACCTAttcctcgtccacgtcccCGGCCGAAGCCGCGAGGCTCGTGAGGAGCTGTGGAAAGCGCTCGAGAGGCTgcacggcgagggcaaggccaaggccatcgGCGTGAGCAACTTTCGAGTGCAGCACCTGCAAGAGATGAAGGACTACGCCAACGTCTGGCCGCCGCACGTGAACCAGCTCGAA CTTCATCCCTGGTGCCAGCAGCGTGAGCTGGTCCAGTTCTGCCGTGACAACGACATCGTGCTGCAGGCCTACAGCCCGCTCTCGTGCGGCGAgtacctcggcgacgagacgctGGCTCGCGTCGCCTCCAAGCACGGCAAGTCGCCCGCTCAAGTCCTCATCCGGTACGGCCTGCAAAAGAATTGGGTGCCTCTGCCCAAGAGTGGGAACCCGGACAGGATCAGGCAGAACGCTGATGTCTTCGACTTtatcctcgacgacgacgacatggagaccctcgatggcctcgaccaGGGTGCCACCGGCGCCCTCTTCCCAGCCAACTCCAAGTGA
- a CDS encoding AMP-binding domain protein, producing the protein MSGPASRIRSIVNHILPSGPDPPHIHHLSPTFFLERAAAVEPDADAIIHITRSGAAVRRSYGEFATRAIGLAYYMKKHGFQRVGILAPNTPAFLESIYGIVAGGGVVVPANYRLKGDDIAYIFEYAEVDCIVVDEEFEDLLEVYRRKRSNVPLIIDVDTDKTQGPGCGPFNDAILEGLAYDRHHGSRRWAGLQSKAANEDDMLAIPFTSGTTSRPKGVVYTHRGAYLAAVGNIIESGLNIGRCKYLWTLPMFHAMGWTFPWSVVAVRGVNVCLRKIDYPLIWRLLKEEGITHFNAAPTVNTLLVAAREAEPLPQPVQVTVAASPPSGHLFEQMSTATVNGSLVVVVLMDASETYGPITKCYRLPEWNMLPAQEKYAKMARQGHGFITSLPIRIIKTDQPEGVYVDVAKDGREIGEIVFFGNICAKGYYKDDDATRKLFAGGGLHSGDLAVWHPDGSAQILDRAKDIIISGGENISSVALESMLVQHPDILEAGVVAVPDAHWGERPKAFVTVKEGKRVAADEIISWAKHQSSISKFMVPREVEVVPELPKTSTGKIKKNDLRGWAKGNRTA; encoded by the exons ATGTCGGGACCTGCTTCCCGCATCCGCTCCATCGTCAACCACATCCTCCCGTCCGGCCCGGATCCGCCTCACATCCATCATCTCTCGCCCACTTTCTTCctcgagcgcgccgccgccgtggagcccgatgccgatgccatcATTCACATCACCCGTAGCGGTGCCGCCGTTCGCCGTTCCTACGGAGAGTTTGCCACGCGTGCCATTGGCTTGGCCTATTACATGAAGAAGCATGGCTTCCAAcgcgtcggcatcctcgccccCAACACGCCCGCTTTTCTCGAGTCCATCTACGGCATCGTTGCCGGCGGAGGTGTCGTCGTGCCGGCAAACTACAGGCTCAAGGGTGACGACATTGCCTACATATTCGAGTATGCCGAGGTCGACTGCAtcgtcgttgacgaggaGTTTGAGGACCTGCTGGAAGTGTACCGAAGGAAACGCAGCAATGTGCCGTTGATCATCGATGTG GACACCGACAAGACGCAAGGGCCAGGTTGCGGACCATTCAACGATGCCATCCTCGAGGGGCTCGCCTACGATCGGCATCATGGCAGTCGCCGCTGGGCTGGGCTGCAGTCCAAGGCCGCCAACGAAGACGACATGCTCGCCATCCCATTCACGTCGGGCACCACCTCTCGACCCAAAGGTGTCGTGTACACCCACCGTGGTGCCTACCTTGCCGCCGTGGGAAACATAATTGAATCGGGGCTCAACATTGGACGCTGCAAATATCTGTGGACGCTGCCCAT GTTTCATGCCATGGGTTGGACGTTTCCCTGGTCGGTCGTGGCCGTCCGTGGCGTCAACGTCTGCCTCCGAAAGATCGACTACCCGCTCATATGGAGACTGCTGAAGGAGGAGGGCATCACGCACTTTAACGCGGCGCCCACCGTCAACACCCTCCTGGTCGCCGCCAGAGAAGCGGAACCGCTGCCGCAGCCGGTCCAGGTTACTGTCGCTGCAAGTCCGCCTAGCGGTCATCTGTTTGAGCAAATG TCTACCGCAACCGTCAACGGcagtctcgtcgtcgtcgtgctaATGGATGCTTCAGAAACATACGGACCCATCACAAAGTGCTATCGCCTCCCCGAGTGGAACATGCTGCCGGCGCAAGAAAAGTACGCCAAGATGGCTCGGCAGGGACACGGCTTCATCACCAGTCTCCCCATCCGCATCATCAAGACGGACCAACCCGAGGGCGTttacgtcgacgtcgccaagGACGGCCGGGAGATTGGCGAGATTGTCTTCTTCGGCAACATCTGCGCCAAGGGCTACtacaaggacgacgacgccacgCGCAAGCTGTTTGCCGGTGGCGGCCTGCACTCGGGAGATCTCGCCGTCTGGCATCCCGACGGTAGCGCTCAGATCCTCGACCGAGCCAAGGACATCATCATCTCGGGCGGCGAGAACATCTCCTCGGTCGCGCTCGAGAGCATGCTTGTCCAGCACCCCGACAttctcgaggccggcgtcgtcgccgtgcccgaTGCCCATTGGGGCGAGCGGCCCAAAGCATTCGTCACGGTGAAGGAGGGGAAAAGagtggcggccgacgagatcaTCTCCTGGGCCAAGCACCAGAGCAGCATCAGCAAGTTTATGGTTCCAagggaggtcgaggtcgtGCCGGAGCTTCCCAAAACGAGCACCGGGAAGATCAAGAAGAATGACCTGCGCGGGTGGGCAAAGGGGAATCGCACGGCTTGA